A genomic window from Synechococcus sp. WH 8016 includes:
- the pheT gene encoding phenylalanine--tRNA ligase subunit beta, with protein MRVSLSWLQDLVQVNEAADQLGERLSMAGFEVEEIDDLSRLAQGVVVGHVLERDKHPNADKLSVCVVDIGAEETVQIVCGASNVRAGIHVPVATIGAVLPAVNLTIKAGELRGVASQGMICSLAELGQPTDVDGIAVLDDLLDSLPAPGTAVASCLGLDDTVLELAITANRPDGLSMTGIAREVAALTGAALQLPKPVAPELTADLNPSEEHAAAMKEGGVYALTEVSGLDGGKDAPAWVQQRLLRAGVNPVNAIVDITNLVMLEQGQPLHAFDLDALERLCGSDLKPSDFGLRQGRAKEPFTGLDGRTIEVDDRVQLVTCRDRPVAIAGVIGSAESGVTATTNKIWLESALFTPASIRSSSRATGLRTDASSRYEKGLPRQITLPAAGRALELMEQLLGGVAGRSWQCCAEEGPEPVVNLRRHAIHQLLGPLASDDDQGTDVSDEQVEACLSALGCELKTSEDGWSVVVPPSRRMDLLREVDLIEEVARLVGFDCFGAHLPDPLVPGGLTDMQQAERRLRRRLCSAGLQEITCLSLTGADADDPNRIPISNPLLAETSHLRTALWQEHLQVCQRNLQASQPGCWLFEIGHVFQPKGQEIVQTARLGGVICGERRLSRWATSGKALAPDYYMARGALASVLHSLGLETNDRPLSDDPRLHPGRAAAVMVEGRALGCFGQLHPMLCAQYELPDATYLFDLDLHRLLEAVTRRNRWVPSFKAFSTLPAMERDLAMLVPKTLPSADLMQAIRKAGKPLLESVELIDRFEGGQLPDDQCSQAFRLRYRGKDSTLTDEQLQPVQEKVRQALVKQFKVELRS; from the coding sequence GTGCGGGTCTCCCTTTCCTGGTTGCAGGATCTCGTCCAGGTAAATGAAGCCGCTGATCAACTAGGCGAGCGCCTATCCATGGCTGGATTTGAGGTGGAGGAGATCGATGATTTGAGTCGATTGGCTCAAGGCGTTGTGGTGGGCCACGTTTTGGAGCGGGACAAACATCCCAATGCCGACAAGCTCAGTGTCTGTGTTGTGGACATCGGGGCTGAGGAGACCGTTCAGATCGTTTGTGGAGCCAGCAACGTACGGGCGGGCATCCATGTGCCTGTCGCCACCATTGGCGCTGTCCTTCCTGCGGTCAATCTCACGATTAAGGCTGGTGAGCTGCGTGGGGTCGCCAGTCAGGGAATGATTTGTTCGCTCGCCGAGCTCGGGCAACCCACGGATGTTGACGGCATTGCGGTCTTAGATGATCTGCTGGACAGCCTTCCAGCACCGGGTACAGCCGTGGCGTCATGCCTTGGCTTGGATGACACCGTTCTGGAATTGGCGATCACCGCGAATCGACCAGACGGTCTGTCGATGACAGGAATCGCCAGGGAAGTGGCGGCACTGACCGGAGCAGCGTTGCAATTGCCCAAGCCTGTGGCTCCAGAGTTGACAGCCGACTTGAACCCTTCCGAGGAACACGCTGCCGCCATGAAGGAGGGGGGCGTGTACGCCTTAACCGAAGTGAGCGGTCTTGATGGTGGCAAAGACGCTCCTGCTTGGGTTCAACAGAGACTTCTGCGGGCGGGCGTGAACCCTGTGAACGCGATTGTGGACATCACCAATTTGGTGATGTTGGAACAAGGCCAACCCCTGCATGCCTTCGATCTTGATGCCTTGGAGCGGCTCTGTGGCAGCGACCTAAAGCCTTCTGATTTCGGCCTTCGGCAAGGCCGGGCCAAGGAACCGTTCACGGGCTTAGACGGTCGCACCATCGAAGTGGACGATCGTGTTCAGCTGGTGACCTGTCGTGATCGACCGGTCGCGATTGCAGGGGTGATCGGCAGTGCGGAGAGCGGTGTGACGGCCACTACCAACAAAATCTGGTTGGAATCAGCCCTATTCACTCCCGCTTCGATCCGTAGCAGCAGCCGGGCAACAGGTCTGCGTACGGACGCTAGTTCCCGTTACGAGAAGGGCTTGCCGCGTCAGATCACCTTGCCAGCAGCCGGACGGGCGCTGGAACTGATGGAACAACTTCTGGGAGGTGTGGCAGGCCGCAGTTGGCAGTGCTGTGCTGAGGAAGGGCCAGAACCCGTGGTGAACCTGAGACGTCATGCTATTCATCAACTGCTGGGTCCCTTGGCTTCTGACGACGATCAAGGAACCGATGTGAGTGATGAACAGGTGGAGGCGTGTCTGTCTGCGCTTGGTTGTGAGCTCAAGACTTCAGAGGATGGTTGGTCGGTGGTGGTGCCTCCTTCCCGTCGGATGGACCTGCTTCGGGAGGTGGATCTGATTGAAGAGGTGGCTCGTCTTGTCGGTTTCGACTGTTTTGGTGCTCACTTGCCTGATCCTTTGGTGCCCGGTGGTCTCACAGATATGCAGCAGGCGGAGCGCCGTTTGCGCCGTCGGCTTTGTAGTGCTGGCCTCCAAGAGATCACCTGCTTATCGCTTACTGGAGCAGATGCGGATGATCCCAATCGGATTCCGATTAGCAACCCATTGTTGGCCGAAACCAGCCATCTCAGAACCGCGCTCTGGCAGGAGCATCTCCAGGTCTGTCAACGCAACCTGCAGGCCTCCCAGCCCGGTTGTTGGCTGTTTGAAATCGGCCATGTGTTCCAGCCGAAGGGCCAGGAGATTGTGCAGACAGCCCGCCTTGGTGGGGTGATTTGCGGAGAACGGCGTCTTTCACGCTGGGCGACAAGCGGTAAGGCCCTCGCCCCCGATTACTACATGGCTCGTGGAGCACTCGCCTCCGTTTTGCATTCCTTGGGCTTGGAAACCAACGACCGCCCCTTATCGGACGATCCGCGGCTCCATCCCGGTCGGGCTGCAGCGGTGATGGTGGAAGGCCGAGCCCTTGGTTGCTTTGGTCAGCTTCACCCCATGTTGTGTGCTCAGTACGAGCTCCCTGATGCCACCTATTTGTTTGATCTGGATTTGCACCGTCTCCTGGAAGCGGTAACGCGTCGCAATCGCTGGGTGCCTTCCTTCAAGGCCTTCTCAACGCTCCCAGCGATGGAACGAGATCTCGCCATGCTTGTGCCAAAGACATTGCCCTCTGCTGACCTGATGCAGGCCATTCGGAAAGCGGGGAAGCCCCTTCTCGAAAGTGTCGAGTTGATTGATCGGTTTGAAGGTGGTCAACTCCCTGATGATCAGTGCAGCCAAGCATTCCGGCTTCGGTATCGCGGCAAGGACAGCACGCTCACCGATGAGCAGCTTCAGCCCGTGCAAGAGAAGGTTCGACAGGCTTTGGTCAAACAATTCAAGGTTGAACTTCGCAGTTGA
- the rlmD gene encoding 23S rRNA (uracil(1939)-C(5))-methyltransferase RlmD, whose protein sequence is MAQSLSDPPVAGQIITVLGTDLNHQGLGLARWQGWVVVVPQLLPGEEAQVQLLQRKKSQWFARHLKTLVAAPGSRKAPCILAKDCGGCSLQHLEESIQGEWKRNRLEQTLKRIGGIDIQSPDPINGDLEHLGYRNRALIPLLRQEDQLRLGYYRRGSHRIVNLNRCPVLDPRIDALIKPLKQDLEASGWPADADLRGEPGLRHLGLRVGVRTGEILITLVSATPELKGIKELALEWMNRWPAVAGVTLNLQPRRSNTVLGAITHTLAGRDCISERFCDLQLLLGTTTFFQINTARAEQIVIVLREWLLQREGCKRIIDAYCGIGTISLPIAAAGIGVVGLEINPASVQQARQNAALNGLTDARFEAGDVASLLSDSLPDHDALVVDPPRKGLAADVLEAILNCPPKSLAYLSCDSATLARDLKRLVSDDGPYAIDRIQPVDFFPQTTHLECLVLLKRINCEVQP, encoded by the coding sequence GGCACCGATCTCAATCACCAGGGCCTGGGATTGGCTCGCTGGCAAGGCTGGGTGGTGGTCGTTCCCCAGTTGCTTCCAGGGGAAGAGGCCCAGGTGCAATTGCTGCAACGCAAGAAGTCTCAATGGTTTGCGCGCCATCTCAAAACGTTGGTGGCAGCCCCAGGCTCGAGAAAAGCTCCGTGCATCCTGGCCAAAGACTGTGGGGGGTGTTCTCTCCAACACCTCGAAGAAAGCATTCAGGGGGAATGGAAGCGCAACCGTCTTGAACAAACCCTGAAACGGATCGGTGGGATTGACATCCAGTCCCCGGACCCGATCAACGGCGATCTTGAGCACTTGGGCTATCGCAATCGTGCTCTGATTCCCCTGCTTCGACAAGAGGATCAGCTGCGGTTGGGGTACTACCGCCGTGGCAGCCATCGAATCGTGAACCTCAATCGTTGTCCTGTCTTAGACCCACGCATCGATGCCTTAATCAAACCCCTGAAGCAAGACCTCGAAGCCAGTGGTTGGCCAGCCGATGCTGACTTGCGTGGAGAACCCGGTCTTCGCCACCTTGGTTTGCGCGTAGGTGTGCGAACAGGCGAAATCCTGATCACCTTGGTCAGTGCCACACCCGAACTCAAAGGGATCAAAGAACTGGCCTTGGAGTGGATGAACCGTTGGCCTGCCGTAGCAGGTGTGACCCTGAACCTGCAACCGCGCCGGAGCAATACCGTGCTCGGAGCGATCACCCACACGCTCGCTGGTCGCGATTGCATCAGCGAACGCTTCTGCGATCTTCAACTCCTGCTTGGAACCACCACCTTTTTCCAAATCAACACCGCTCGTGCCGAGCAGATCGTGATTGTTTTGCGGGAGTGGCTGCTTCAGCGTGAAGGATGCAAGCGCATCATTGATGCCTATTGCGGCATCGGGACGATCAGCTTGCCCATCGCTGCAGCTGGCATCGGCGTGGTGGGGCTTGAGATCAATCCGGCCTCAGTCCAACAGGCGCGCCAAAACGCGGCCTTAAATGGACTTACGGATGCCCGCTTTGAAGCCGGCGACGTGGCCTCTCTGCTGAGTGATTCCCTGCCAGATCACGATGCCCTTGTGGTGGACCCACCGCGAAAAGGATTGGCAGCAGATGTGCTCGAAGCCATTCTGAACTGTCCACCCAAGAGCCTGGCCTACCTGAGTTGTGACTCAGCAACCCTGGCGAGGGACCTCAAGCGCCTGGTCTCAGACGATGGTCCCTATGCCATTGATCGCATTCAACCCGTGGACTTTTTTCCCCAGACAACCCATCTGGAATGCCTGGTCCTTTTGAAGCGCATCAACTGCGAAGTTCAACCTTGA